In Acidovorax sp. GBBC 1281, a single window of DNA contains:
- the xdhA gene encoding xanthine dehydrogenase small subunit — translation MTTSRPLRFIRRGQPVTLAHVPPDRTLLEVLREDLGHTGTKEGCGEGDCGACTVVLGEAVDGRVRYRAVNSCIRLAHSIDGMALWTVEDLDQDPLVQPAPPAAPSSSGAPSSAPGLHPAQEAMVQCHGSQCGFCTPGFVMSLFGMYQNHVCQGRAVTREQAVHDLSGNLCRCTGYRPILDAAERMAALPRMQVDEAQLLPQLASLSRPEPATNDAYLAPATLAELLAARAAHPTAQVVAGATDVGLWITKQHRQFAQMLDVTRAQELRRIGTQGGRLSIGAAVPLADAFDALHAHWPVLHRFAARFAGLPVRNSGTLGGNVANGSPIGDSMPLLIALGASVVLASLRGERTLALEDLYTGYRQNVMAPDELLVRIEVPLPAPGESLAAYKVSKRFDDDISAVCLVLNLDIADGRVRRARIGAGGVAATPARARQTEAALAGQPWTVETVERAAAALQAEFQPISDMRASGEYRRAVLAGLLRRFWLERQGPQATPLPVPVSLEQLRPEALA, via the coding sequence ATGACCACCTCCCGCCCGCTGCGATTCATCCGCCGGGGCCAGCCCGTGACGCTGGCCCATGTCCCCCCCGACCGCACCCTGCTGGAGGTGCTGCGCGAAGACCTGGGCCACACCGGCACCAAGGAAGGCTGCGGCGAGGGCGACTGCGGCGCCTGCACCGTGGTGCTGGGCGAGGCCGTGGACGGCCGCGTGCGCTACCGGGCCGTGAACAGCTGCATCCGCCTGGCCCACTCCATCGACGGCATGGCGCTGTGGACGGTGGAAGACCTGGACCAGGACCCGCTGGTCCAGCCAGCGCCGCCCGCCGCCCCGTCCTCCAGCGGCGCCCCCTCCAGCGCGCCGGGCCTGCACCCCGCCCAGGAAGCCATGGTGCAGTGCCACGGCTCGCAGTGCGGCTTCTGCACGCCGGGCTTCGTGATGAGTCTGTTCGGCATGTACCAGAACCACGTGTGCCAGGGCCGCGCGGTCACGCGCGAGCAGGCCGTGCACGACCTGTCGGGCAACCTGTGCCGCTGCACCGGCTACCGCCCCATCCTGGACGCGGCCGAGCGGATGGCCGCCCTGCCCCGCATGCAGGTGGACGAAGCGCAGTTGCTGCCGCAGTTGGCATCGCTGTCCCGGCCGGAGCCCGCCACCAACGACGCCTACCTGGCCCCCGCCACGCTGGCCGAGTTGCTGGCCGCGCGCGCCGCGCACCCCACCGCCCAGGTGGTGGCCGGCGCCACCGACGTGGGCCTGTGGATCACCAAGCAGCACCGCCAGTTCGCGCAGATGCTCGACGTCACGCGGGCGCAGGAGCTGCGCCGCATCGGCACGCAGGGCGGGCGGTTGTCCATCGGCGCGGCCGTGCCGCTGGCCGACGCGTTCGATGCGCTGCACGCCCACTGGCCCGTGCTGCACCGCTTCGCCGCGCGCTTCGCCGGGCTGCCCGTGCGCAACTCCGGCACGCTGGGCGGCAACGTGGCCAACGGCTCGCCGATCGGCGACTCCATGCCCCTGCTGATCGCGCTGGGCGCCAGCGTGGTGCTGGCCAGCCTGCGCGGCGAACGCACGCTGGCGCTGGAAGACCTTTACACCGGCTACCGCCAGAACGTGATGGCGCCGGACGAGTTGCTCGTGCGCATCGAGGTGCCGCTGCCCGCGCCGGGCGAATCGCTGGCGGCCTACAAGGTGTCCAAGCGCTTCGACGACGACATCTCCGCCGTGTGCCTGGTGCTCAACCTCGACATCGCCGACGGCCGGGTGCGGCGCGCCCGCATCGGCGCGGGCGGGGTCGCCGCCACGCCCGCGCGGGCCCGGCAGACCGAGGCCGCACTCGCCGGCCAGCCCTGGACCGTGGAGACGGTGGAGCGCGCTGCGGCCGCCCTGCAGGCCGAGTTCCAGCCCATTTCCGACATGCGGGCGAGCGGCGAATACCGCCGTGCCGTGCTCGCAGGGCTGCTCCGCCGCTTCTGGCTGGAGCGCCAGGGGCCGCAGGCCACGCCCCTGCCCGTTCCCGTGTCGCTGGAGCAACTGCGCCCGGAGGCCCTCGCATGA
- a CDS encoding flavin reductase family protein, with protein MDIDFSQLGAYERYKLMASLIVPRPIALITTLGEDGTVNAAPFSMFNMLGEDPPVLMVSINRLQGGRLKDTAANILRTGEFVVHIADEAMAQRMHDCGDALPSHESELVHAGLTPVPSRSVAPPRIAEAPVAFECVLHETMETASRYVFIGRVQWLGAREGLVDTARWRVRLQDYHPVGRFGASFYVTTGDRFSLDPAPQPGAARSTAIDEI; from the coding sequence ATGGACATCGATTTCTCGCAACTCGGCGCCTACGAGCGCTACAAGCTGATGGCCAGCCTGATCGTGCCGCGCCCGATCGCGCTCATCACCACCCTCGGGGAGGACGGCACGGTGAACGCCGCGCCGTTCAGCATGTTCAACATGCTGGGCGAGGACCCGCCGGTGCTGATGGTGAGCATCAACCGGCTGCAGGGTGGCCGCCTCAAGGACACGGCCGCCAACATCCTGCGCACCGGCGAGTTCGTGGTGCACATCGCCGACGAGGCCATGGCCCAGCGCATGCATGACTGCGGCGACGCGCTACCGTCGCACGAGAGCGAACTGGTGCATGCCGGCCTCACCCCGGTGCCCTCGCGCAGCGTGGCCCCGCCGCGCATCGCCGAGGCCCCCGTGGCGTTCGAATGCGTGCTGCACGAAACCATGGAAACGGCCAGCCGCTACGTCTTCATCGGCCGCGTGCAGTGGCTGGGCGCGCGCGAGGGCCTGGTGGACACCGCGCGCTGGCGCGTGCGGCTGCAGGACTACCACCCGGTGGGGCGGTTCGGCGCGAGCTTCTACGTGACGACCGGCGACCGCTTCTCGCTCGACCCGGCGCCGCAGCCGGGCGCCGCGCGTTCGACGGCCATCGACGAGATCTGA
- a CDS encoding LysR family transcriptional regulator: MRDQALFDKIDLHLIRVLHTVLTERSVSRAAVRLGMHQPAVSAALRRLRDLAGDPLLVRSGAAMLPTDAALRMVEPAGAILRSAEALFSDARGFDARTATRTFRIAASDYLDPLFLPRLVARLKAEAPLCPVEVLPLSADAHYHAHLAQGEVDVVIGNWPQPPDDLHMGRLFGDEVVCLVSPAHPAVRRGWDTDEWLAAEHIAPTPTHPGARGVIDAHLDSLGLQRRVTARCAHFSLIPEMVAASLLVLTTGRQFCERFTDRLPLTVLPCPVPFPRLMYYQLWHARTHHSAAAMWLRDSVRTVAASLRKP, encoded by the coding sequence ATGAGAGACCAAGCCCTTTTCGACAAGATAGACCTCCATCTCATAAGGGTCTTGCACACCGTGTTGACTGAACGCAGCGTATCGCGGGCCGCCGTGCGGCTGGGCATGCACCAGCCGGCCGTGTCGGCGGCGCTGCGCCGCCTGCGCGACCTGGCGGGCGATCCGCTGCTGGTGCGCTCGGGCGCGGCCATGCTGCCCACCGATGCCGCGCTGCGCATGGTGGAGCCGGCGGGCGCCATCCTGCGGTCGGCCGAGGCGTTGTTCTCCGATGCGCGCGGGTTCGACGCGCGCACCGCCACGCGCACCTTCCGCATCGCCGCGAGCGACTACCTGGACCCGCTCTTCCTGCCGCGCCTGGTGGCCCGCCTCAAGGCCGAGGCCCCGCTGTGCCCGGTCGAGGTGCTGCCGCTGTCGGCGGACGCGCACTACCACGCGCACCTGGCGCAGGGCGAGGTGGACGTGGTCATCGGCAACTGGCCCCAGCCGCCCGACGACCTGCACATGGGGCGGCTTTTCGGCGACGAGGTGGTCTGCCTCGTGAGCCCCGCGCACCCCGCGGTGCGCCGCGGCTGGGACACGGACGAGTGGCTGGCCGCCGAGCACATCGCCCCCACGCCCACGCACCCCGGCGCGCGCGGCGTGATCGACGCGCACCTCGACTCCCTGGGCCTGCAGCGCCGCGTGACCGCGCGCTGTGCCCATTTCAGCCTGATCCCGGAGATGGTCGCCGCCAGCCTGCTGGTGCTCACCACGGGGCGGCAGTTCTGCGAACGCTTCACCGACCGCCTGCCGCTCACCGTGCTGCCGTGCCCGGTGCCCTTCCCGCGCCTGATGTACTACCAGCTGTGGCATGCCCGCACCCACCATTCGGCCGCCGCCATGTGGCTGCGCGACAGCGTGCGCACCGTGGCGGCATCGCTACGAAAACCATAG